The Glycine max cultivar Williams 82 chromosome 12, Glycine_max_v4.0, whole genome shotgun sequence genome window below encodes:
- the LOC102667269 gene encoding uncharacterized protein encodes MYKEIEVYMDDMIAKSRIEEEHLVNLQKLFERIPIEVDPDKVKATLDIPELRIEKQFRGFLGLLNYIARFISQFTACKMNYSQLERMCCALVWASHRLRQYMLSHTTWLVSKMDPIKYIFEKPALTGRMARWHVLLSEFDIVYVTQKAIKGSALVDYLAQQPLNDYQSMYSEFPDENIMVLFGEKVEDEDLDKWIMWFDGASNALGHGVGAALVSPDNQRIPFMARLSFDCTKNMVEYEACALEIQAAIDFNVKLLKVYRDSALVIHQLKGEWETTDHKLIPY; translated from the exons ATGTATAAGGAGATTGAAGTCTACATGGATGATATGATTGCCAAATCTAGAATcgaggaggaacacctcgtCAACTTACAAAAGTTATTTGAACGAATAC CGATAGAAGTAGATCCTGACAAGGTGAAAGCCACCCTTGATATTCCTGAACTGCGAATAGAGAAGCAGTTCCGAGGTTTCTTGGGGCTCTTGAATTACATAGCAAGGTTCATATCACAGTTCACCGCCTGTAAGATGAACTACTCTCAGCTGGAAAGGATGTGTTGTGCTttggtatgggcatcccatcgtcTAAGACAATATATGTTGAGCCATACTACTTGGttggtatccaagatggacccgatcAAATACATttttgagaagcctgctcttACGGGGCGGATGGCTCGGTGGCATGTTCTGCTATCTGAGTTCGACATtgtctatgtcacccaaaaggcaatAAAGGGGAGTGCCTTggtagattatttggctcagcaacCTCTCAACGACTACCAATCGATGTATTCAGAGTTTCCAGATGAAAACATCATGGTCTTGTTCGGAGAAAAGGTGGAGGATGAGGATCTGGATAAGTGGATTATGTGGTTCGACGGCGCATCCAACGCCCTAGGCCATGGGGTTGGGGCGGCTTTGGTCTCTCCTGACAATCAACGCATTCCCTTCATGGCTAGATTGAGCTTTGATTGCACGAAAAATATGGTTGAATACGAGGCATGTGCCCTCGAAATCCAAgcagcaattgacttcaacGTCAAATTGCTCAAAGTATACCGAGATTCAGCCTTGGTGATCCATCAATTGAAGGGAGAATGGGAGACTACGGATcacaagttgataccctattaG